One segment of Triticum aestivum cultivar Chinese Spring chromosome 2A, IWGSC CS RefSeq v2.1, whole genome shotgun sequence DNA contains the following:
- the LOC123186126 gene encoding uncharacterized protein, producing the protein MAKAQVVARITVEVAPSIIRRRRRGIPLTVLDTIAEEEKEAAAVAAMAPHHRNNATAGRYGAGDTTGSSAHAGAEKGKRCVGGSNGPSEHGEERLAPAKARCSKIAA; encoded by the coding sequence ATGGCCAAGGCCCAGGTCGTCGCCCGGATCACCGTCGAGGTCGCGCCGTCCATCATCAGGCGCCGCCGGCGCGGAATCCCGTTGACGGTGCTGGACACGATAgccgaggaggagaaggaggcggccgCAGTCGCTGCCATGGCGCCTCACCACCGCAACAATGCGACAGCCGGCCGCTACGGCGCCGGGGACACCACTGGCTCCTCGGCGCACGCCGGTGCCGAGAAGGGGAAGCGGTGCGTCGGCGGGAGCAACGGCCCCTCGGAGCACGGGGAGGAGCGGCTCGCGCCGGCCAAAGCGCGGTGCTCAAAGATCGCCGCGTGA